In a single window of the Candidatus Liberimonas magnetica genome:
- a CDS encoding efflux RND transporter periplasmic adaptor subunit — MKKLTILIIILALVTGSGWFLFGKTKKHKSFGSQSVIVTEGTISQTVEATGFVSPLNRVEIRPPMSGRIEKLLVNEGDRVVDGQILAWMSSSDRAAILDAARSRGLEELKRWEDDYKPTPIVAPLSGVIILKNVVVGQTVDPSAVVYAMSDFLIVLAQVDESDIGNVFKEMTARITLDAYPNQSIEGKVFDLLYEGKNVSNVITYGVKVKMKKVPSFFRSQMTANISFIIKSKDKAVLVPVSVVKDMPNGTKQVTVPGPNGKPVAKEVTTGIESNDKIEITSGLEPGDKVLITRARYTPQQGVQSSPLAIGGSRPAGSGGQGQRSR; from the coding sequence ATGAAAAAATTAACAATTTTAATTATTATTTTGGCACTTGTGACAGGAAGCGGATGGTTTTTGTTCGGAAAGACGAAAAAGCATAAATCTTTCGGGTCACAGAGTGTAATAGTCACGGAGGGAACTATCAGCCAGACCGTAGAAGCTACGGGTTTCGTATCCCCGTTAAACAGGGTTGAAATAAGGCCTCCGATGTCCGGGCGTATCGAGAAACTTCTGGTCAACGAAGGCGACCGGGTTGTTGACGGGCAGATCCTTGCCTGGATGAGTTCAAGCGACCGGGCGGCTATCCTTGATGCGGCAAGGTCAAGAGGCCTTGAGGAGCTCAAACGCTGGGAAGACGACTATAAACCGACGCCGATAGTGGCTCCGCTTTCAGGTGTTATAATATTAAAAAATGTTGTAGTGGGACAAACCGTTGACCCTTCGGCTGTAGTCTATGCCATGTCGGATTTTTTGATAGTCCTTGCCCAGGTTGACGAGTCAGATATAGGCAACGTCTTTAAAGAAATGACCGCACGTATCACACTCGACGCTTATCCTAACCAGAGCATTGAAGGCAAGGTTTTTGATTTGCTCTATGAGGGCAAAAACGTTTCCAATGTCATTACCTATGGAGTTAAGGTAAAGATGAAGAAAGTTCCTTCTTTTTTCCGTTCTCAGATGACGGCAAATATCAGCTTTATCATTAAAAGCAAAGATAAAGCAGTCCTGGTTCCTGTGAGCGTTGTTAAAGATATGCCTAACGGGACAAAACAGGTAACTGTGCCGGGCCCCAACGGCAAACCCGTCGCCAAAGAAGTAACGACCGGTATAGAAAGCAACGACAAAATCGAGATCACGTCAGGGCTTGAACCCGGCGACAAAGTCCTTATCACAAGAGCACGGTATACGCCTCAGCAGGGAGTGCAATCCAGCCCGCTGGCTATAGGCGGCTCCAGGCCGGCAGGGTCAGGCGGACAGGGCCAAAGGTCAAGATAA
- a CDS encoding ABC transporter permease has product MAIIELKNITKSYWIDNEELKILKGISLEVKEGEFVAIMGPSGSGKSTLMQIMGLLDRPTSGTFHLLGLNVSELSDDEGAAIRSKTIGFIFQMFNLLSRTSAIDNVMLPMIYSGAHDRQSRSRELLNMVGLSDRIDHKPNELSGGQQQRVAIARALVNKPRIIFADEPTGNLASDQSEEILQKLKDLNNSGITIIMVTHEPDIAAHAKRIFHLKDGIIVSDELTANAGKSGKDNIKASLEKSSFARPSEKPSETSLGVKLAQFKEYGASALRAMASNKVRSALSMLGILIGVAAVIAMLAVGKGAQKAIEARLASLGSNLLMMRPAHGHFGGVGAGGGSVSRLRLEDVKAISGIPHVKHVEGNVQGNAQVVYGDKNTNTRVLGAPAVYEKMHNAAPYYGRFFTDEENLELTRVALLGQTVVTNLFGRENPVDATIKVNHINFKVIGILPMKGSTGFNDQDDMILIPLNTAMKRVLGMVYLQSINTECDGPDSIQQVMTDMTALMRRRHHLPDYKDDDFDIRNMADIQAALSGTTQTFTLLLGIVAAISLLVGGIGIMNIMLVSVSERTREIGLRKAVGAPRRAILIQFLIESAVLSTLGGIIGIILGTSVSLILSKFAGWAAIVTPQAVILAFTFSATVGIIFGFWPARKASLLSPIEALRYE; this is encoded by the coding sequence ATGGCAATTATTGAACTTAAAAATATCACGAAGTCCTACTGGATAGATAACGAAGAACTAAAGATCCTAAAAGGTATCAGCTTAGAGGTCAAAGAGGGTGAATTTGTAGCTATAATGGGCCCTTCGGGTTCCGGCAAATCCACGCTGATGCAGATAATGGGGCTGTTGGACCGGCCGACTTCAGGGACTTTTCATTTGCTTGGTTTAAACGTATCCGAACTTTCTGATGATGAAGGAGCGGCTATCCGTTCAAAGACGATAGGGTTTATCTTCCAGATGTTTAACCTCCTCAGCCGTACTTCAGCTATTGATAATGTGATGCTTCCGATGATATATTCGGGCGCACATGACCGCCAAAGCCGGAGCCGTGAACTGCTAAATATGGTCGGGCTCTCGGACAGGATAGACCATAAACCTAACGAACTTTCAGGCGGCCAGCAGCAGAGGGTCGCGATAGCCCGCGCTCTTGTAAATAAACCGCGCATCATATTTGCCGATGAACCTACCGGGAACCTCGCCTCTGACCAGTCCGAAGAAATACTTCAAAAACTCAAAGACCTCAACAACAGCGGGATCACGATAATTATGGTGACGCATGAACCGGATATAGCGGCACATGCAAAAAGGATATTCCATCTAAAAGACGGGATCATAGTATCGGACGAACTCACCGCTAACGCTGGTAAATCCGGAAAGGATAATATAAAGGCCTCTTTAGAAAAGTCAAGTTTTGCCAGGCCTTCGGAAAAACCTTCTGAAACAAGCCTTGGCGTGAAACTTGCCCAATTTAAAGAGTACGGCGCCTCGGCTTTGCGCGCCATGGCTTCCAATAAGGTCAGGAGCGCCCTGTCGATGCTGGGTATACTCATCGGCGTAGCGGCTGTTATAGCGATGTTAGCTGTAGGCAAAGGCGCGCAAAAAGCTATAGAGGCAAGGCTAGCAAGCCTCGGGTCAAATCTCTTAATGATGCGGCCAGCGCACGGCCATTTCGGCGGGGTTGGAGCCGGCGGAGGGAGCGTGAGCCGGTTAAGGCTTGAAGACGTCAAGGCTATATCCGGCATACCCCATGTAAAACATGTTGAAGGCAATGTCCAAGGCAATGCACAGGTAGTTTACGGAGACAAAAATACAAATACGCGGGTGCTCGGTGCGCCGGCTGTGTATGAAAAAATGCATAACGCTGCTCCGTATTACGGGCGTTTTTTTACCGATGAGGAAAACCTGGAACTTACACGCGTTGCCTTGCTGGGACAAACGGTAGTTACCAACCTTTTTGGCAGGGAAAACCCTGTGGATGCAACTATAAAGGTAAACCATATCAATTTCAAGGTTATCGGGATTTTGCCTATGAAAGGTTCTACGGGTTTTAATGACCAGGACGACATGATCTTGATCCCGCTCAACACAGCTATGAAAAGAGTGCTCGGGATGGTTTATCTGCAAAGTATAAACACTGAATGCGACGGCCCGGACAGTATCCAGCAGGTCATGACGGATATGACGGCTCTCATGCGCAGGCGCCACCACCTGCCGGATTATAAAGATGATGATTTTGATATAAGGAACATGGCAGATATTCAGGCGGCTCTTTCGGGTACAACCCAGACGTTCACGCTTCTTTTGGGCATTGTTGCGGCTATATCGCTTCTTGTCGGAGGCATAGGGATAATGAACATCATGCTCGTATCAGTCAGCGAACGGACAAGGGAGATAGGACTCCGGAAAGCCGTCGGTGCGCCGCGGCGCGCCATATTGATACAATTTTTAATAGAATCAGCGGTCCTTTCCACCCTCGGCGGTATTATCGGCATTATTCTTGGGACATCGGTTTCTTTAATATTGTCAAAATTTGCCGGCTGGGCAGCTATTGTCACGCCTCAGGCGGTTATTCTGGCATTTACTTTTTCAGCGACAGTGGGTATTATATTCGGTTTCTGGCCTGCACGTAAAGCCTCTCTTTTGTCACCTATCGAAGCGCTCAGGTATGAATAA
- a CDS encoding carboxypeptidase regulatory-like domain-containing protein yields MALVSSVYGGYTITTIAGNIWGYSGYSGDGGNAALAQLNAPWGIGVDASGNVYIADTYNNRIRKVTPSGKITTIAGTGTTGYSGDGGSALDAQLNAPWGIGVDASGNVFFASFFYDRIRKITVSGIISSFAGTGTAGYAGDGAGAASAQLNVPCGVAVDVSGNVYIADSGNQRIRKIDTSGIITTIAGTGSAGYSGDGGSATSAQLNGPRGVAVDVSGNVYFTDYANQRVRKINTFGIITTIAGTGSAGYSGDGGRAVLAQLNAPEGIGVDASANVYIADYGNHRIRKVTAGGIIMTIAGTGTAGYSGDGGNAALAQLNSPRGVAVDASGNVYVADNGNHRIRKVFIKQTGFVSGKVTKQDGVTAVSGALIEAVRSGVVKSSATSNASGNYSIKVETGTCDVRASLSVFQTQTKDGYTVANGSTITVNFSLVQKGIVSGRVTKSGGGAAISGALIELIQSKATKSTFLTDRSGNYLIRVGTGTYDIKASLIGYKPQTKTAYYVKNGSTVTINLSLTEIASAQAGMFSYTITTIAGTGAAGYAGDGGSAVFAQLNVPCGIAVDGLGNLYIADYGNHRIRKVNALGIITTIAGNGTAGFSGDGGSALLAQLNSPRGVAVDDSGNVYIADYDNQRIRKVTVSGIISTIAGNGTAGFSGDGESAILAKFNGPRGVAVDVSGNVYVADYGNNRIRKINSSGIITTITGIGTTGYAGDGGSAASAQLNGPRGVAVDAAGNVYIADNDNHGIRKVSILGIITTIAGTGVSGYAGDGESANLAQIDSPYGVAVDVLGNVYIADLINNVIRKVSTLGIITTIAGTGTWGYSGDGGPATAAQLDSPFGVAVDASGNIYIADNGNHRIRKVNASGIITTISGTGTAGFSGDGGSATSAQLASPRGVAVDISGNVYIADSGNQRIRKINASGIITTIAGTGTADYSRDGVIAILAQLNSPSGAAVDASGNVYIADYGNHRIRKVNTSGIISTIAGTGTAGYAGDGGSAVFAKLNGPSGVTVDSSGNLYIADNGNHRIRKVNTSGIISTIAGTGAAGYSGDGGSAVLARLRNPCGIAVDISGNVYISDDLSCRIRKITASGIILTIAGTGAAGYAGDGGSAALARFGAPFGIAVDASGNVYIADYDNHRIRKASLRKQ; encoded by the coding sequence ATGGCTTTGGTTAGCTCTGTTTACGGCGGTTATACCATTACGACTATAGCGGGGAATATATGGGGTTATTCGGGTTATTCAGGAGACGGGGGCAACGCGGCTTTGGCTCAACTCAATGCCCCCTGGGGTATCGGGGTCGATGCTTCAGGGAATGTTTACATAGCCGACACCTATAATAACCGGATAAGAAAAGTAACCCCTTCGGGCAAAATAACAACTATAGCTGGTACTGGGACAACCGGGTATTCGGGAGACGGAGGAAGTGCTCTTGATGCTCAGCTTAATGCTCCCTGGGGCATAGGGGTTGATGCTTCGGGAAATGTTTTTTTCGCATCTTTTTTTTATGACAGGATTAGAAAAATAACTGTTTCAGGCATAATATCGTCTTTTGCCGGTACCGGGACAGCAGGTTATGCCGGGGACGGGGCCGGAGCAGCTTCGGCACAGCTTAATGTTCCCTGCGGGGTAGCAGTTGACGTTTCAGGCAATGTCTATATCGCTGACAGCGGCAATCAGCGGATAAGAAAAATAGATACTTCAGGCATAATAACAACTATAGCCGGTACCGGGAGCGCAGGTTATTCTGGAGACGGGGGCAGCGCGACTTCAGCCCAGCTCAACGGCCCCCGCGGGGTAGCAGTTGACGTTTCAGGGAATGTCTACTTCACGGACTATGCCAATCAGCGAGTTAGAAAAATTAACACTTTCGGTATAATAACAACTATAGCCGGTACCGGGAGCGCAGGTTACTCAGGAGACGGAGGCAGGGCCGTTTTGGCCCAGCTTAATGCTCCTGAAGGAATAGGGGTTGACGCTTCAGCGAATGTCTATATAGCCGACTATGGCAACCACAGGATAAGGAAGGTGACCGCCGGAGGCATAATAATGACTATAGCCGGCACCGGGACTGCAGGTTATTCAGGAGACGGAGGCAACGCCGCTTTGGCCCAGCTTAACAGTCCCCGAGGGGTAGCGGTCGACGCCTCCGGCAACGTCTACGTGGCTGACAACGGCAATCACCGGATAAGAAAAGTTTTTATTAAGCAGACCGGGTTTGTTTCTGGTAAAGTGACCAAGCAAGACGGAGTAACTGCGGTTTCAGGAGCGCTTATAGAAGCTGTGAGATCCGGGGTTGTTAAATCAAGCGCAACAAGCAATGCGAGCGGTAACTACTCAATAAAAGTAGAAACCGGGACTTGCGATGTAAGGGCTTCATTATCAGTATTTCAGACGCAGACAAAAGATGGATACACTGTTGCCAACGGTTCGACAATAACAGTGAATTTTTCTCTTGTTCAGAAAGGGATTGTTTCCGGCAGGGTAACAAAGTCTGGCGGCGGGGCAGCGATCTCTGGGGCGCTTATAGAGCTCATACAGTCCAAGGCAACAAAGTCAACTTTTCTTACTGATAGAAGCGGCAATTATCTGATAAGAGTAGGAACAGGTACTTATGACATAAAAGCTTCTTTGATAGGTTATAAACCTCAGACGAAAACTGCTTATTATGTAAAGAATGGTTCAACAGTTACTATCAATCTATCCTTAACCGAAATCGCCTCGGCTCAAGCAGGGATGTTTTCCTACACCATTACAACCATAGCAGGGACCGGGGCAGCAGGTTATGCCGGGGACGGAGGCAGCGCCGTTTTTGCCCAGCTCAATGTTCCCTGCGGGATAGCGGTTGACGGTTTAGGAAATCTCTATATAGCTGATTACGGCAATCATCGAATAAGGAAAGTGAACGCTTTAGGCATAATAACGACCATAGCCGGGAATGGGACCGCAGGTTTTTCAGGTGACGGAGGCAGCGCGCTCCTGGCTCAACTTAACAGCCCCCGCGGAGTGGCGGTTGACGATTCAGGCAATGTCTATATAGCTGACTATGATAATCAGCGAATAAGGAAAGTAACCGTTTCAGGCATAATATCAACTATAGCCGGGAACGGGACAGCGGGTTTTTCAGGAGACGGAGAAAGCGCCATTTTAGCTAAATTTAACGGCCCCCGCGGAGTCGCGGTTGATGTTTCAGGCAATGTTTATGTAGCTGATTACGGAAATAACCGGATAAGGAAGATAAACAGTTCAGGCATAATAACAACAATAACAGGAATCGGGACTACGGGCTATGCAGGCGACGGAGGCAGCGCCGCTTCAGCCCAGCTAAACGGCCCCCGCGGGGTAGCGGTTGATGCTGCAGGTAATGTCTATATTGCTGACAACGATAATCACGGGATAAGGAAAGTAAGCATCCTGGGCATAATAACAACTATAGCTGGGACAGGAGTTTCAGGTTATGCAGGAGACGGAGAAAGTGCCAATTTAGCCCAGATCGATTCTCCTTACGGAGTAGCGGTCGATGTTTTAGGCAATGTCTATATCGCTGACCTAATCAATAATGTAATAAGGAAAGTAAGCACTTTAGGCATAATAACGACTATAGCAGGGACCGGGACCTGGGGTTATTCGGGAGACGGTGGCCCTGCCACCGCGGCCCAGCTTGATTCCCCTTTTGGGGTAGCTGTTGATGCTTCAGGCAATATTTATATCGCTGACAACGGCAATCATCGAATAAGGAAAGTGAACGCTTCAGGCATAATAACAACTATATCCGGAACCGGGACCGCGGGTTTTTCAGGAGACGGGGGCAGTGCCACCTCAGCTCAACTTGCAAGCCCCCGTGGTGTGGCGGTTGATATTTCAGGCAATGTCTATATAGCTGACTCAGGTAATCAGCGAATAAGGAAAATAAATGCTTCAGGCATAATAACAACTATAGCCGGGACCGGGACCGCAGATTATTCAAGGGACGGAGTAATCGCTATTTTGGCCCAGCTTAATAGCCCTAGCGGAGCAGCGGTTGATGCTTCAGGTAATGTCTATATAGCTGACTACGGCAATCATAGAATAAGGAAAGTAAATACTTCAGGCATAATATCAACTATAGCCGGGACCGGGACCGCAGGTTATGCTGGAGACGGAGGCAGCGCAGTTTTCGCTAAACTTAACGGCCCTAGCGGAGTGACGGTTGATTCTTCAGGGAATCTTTATATCGCTGACAACGGTAACCATAGAATAAGGAAAGTAAACACTTCAGGCATAATATCAACTATAGCCGGGACCGGGGCCGCAGGATATTCAGGAGACGGAGGCAGTGCGGTTTTGGCTCGGCTTAGAAACCCTTGCGGGATAGCGGTTGATATTTCAGGAAATGTTTATATCTCTGACGACCTGAGCTGCCGAATAAGGAAAATAACCGCTTCAGGCATAATATTAACTATAGCCGGCACCGGGGCCGCGGGTTATGCTGGAGACGGAGGCAGCGCCGCTTTAGCCCGATTCGGTGCTCCTTTTGGGATAGCGGTCGATGCTTCAGGCAATGTCTATATCGCCGACTATGATAATCATCGAATAAGGAAAGCCTCTTTACGCAAACAGTAG
- a CDS encoding alkaline phosphatase family protein, translating to MKKNILYLLFLAVAVTSLSVFLSREHKRTPSLLWFIPDGIRGDWLFELAREGYLPNIKKMMDNGTSAYSIPAFPSHTPTNYATLRTGCYPEVHGVSDGAIRPAGAYLTKPVPGFSSLASRTPALWDILEKNNKHVIVFSIPGSTPPELKNGITIRGRWSGWGVETPPVLFTTDKVNLNVISIAGFNLTKDIEFTKPAGWEKVPQNYDTAPKEIKLSAHGADLYGYIYDSIDDKSAKYDSIVFAVDKKTPLVVLRPGQWSQWLPLELKQEKADIKTFVKIKIIRLSGDGKDLRIRFYFNSLNRLLVEPQYVYDELMSSTAGPAVDFVDDWPHQLTEDGDYETFKEESNMSLDWHKKAVSFLFKKYKGYCMIHCIYTPNQFMEAPFWMGHVDPTNKRVFDPRDKEKYWNDIINLYQQMDAIVGEYLKNAGQDTIIAFSSDHGIAPLHRMVRLNGLFAKKGWLHCTRDNKTGKTVIDWERSKVIYLKMAYIYINPEGFGKNGFWKRSHGDKYEALRDEVIKSLYSLQDTDGGKPLNFAKKWEEADFLKLPKDRIGDIIISARPPYAWTEDIGEDQNIFVDSKDTGYKQTVDPQDKNIVTPFIIAGPGIRKGFKMDQIHHVDQVPTFLRLMGIKIPEYIQGRVLSEMIVNEPKK from the coding sequence ATGAAAAAAAATATCCTGTATTTGCTCTTTTTGGCCGTTGCCGTAACTTCATTGAGCGTGTTTTTATCCCGGGAACATAAACGGACCCCTTCCTTGCTATGGTTTATCCCTGACGGTATAAGAGGAGACTGGCTGTTTGAACTGGCACGGGAAGGGTACCTCCCTAATATCAAAAAAATGATGGATAACGGCACCTCGGCGTACTCTATCCCGGCTTTCCCTTCACACACACCTACGAATTATGCTACTCTGCGGACCGGATGTTATCCCGAAGTCCACGGAGTATCGGATGGGGCTATCAGGCCGGCGGGCGCTTACTTAACAAAACCGGTACCCGGGTTTTCGTCCTTAGCATCCCGTACCCCTGCCCTGTGGGATATTCTTGAAAAGAACAACAAGCATGTGATAGTTTTTTCTATACCAGGGTCCACTCCGCCGGAATTAAAAAATGGAATTACGATCAGGGGCAGGTGGTCAGGCTGGGGTGTTGAGACTCCTCCGGTATTATTTACAACGGACAAGGTTAATTTGAACGTTATATCTATCGCCGGTTTCAATTTAACCAAGGATATAGAATTTACTAAACCGGCAGGCTGGGAGAAAGTGCCTCAAAATTATGATACGGCCCCGAAGGAAATAAAGCTGTCCGCTCACGGCGCAGATCTTTACGGGTATATTTATGACAGCATAGATGATAAATCGGCAAAATATGACAGCATTGTTTTTGCTGTAGATAAAAAAACGCCGCTGGTAGTTCTTAGGCCGGGGCAATGGAGCCAATGGCTGCCTCTAGAATTAAAACAGGAAAAAGCAGATATAAAAACTTTTGTAAAGATAAAAATAATCAGGTTGTCAGGCGACGGGAAAGACCTGAGGATACGTTTCTATTTCAATTCTTTAAACAGGCTGCTGGTGGAACCGCAATACGTCTACGATGAGCTTATGTCCAGCACCGCCGGCCCGGCGGTAGATTTTGTGGACGATTGGCCCCACCAGCTGACTGAAGACGGAGACTATGAAACGTTTAAAGAAGAATCGAACATGTCTTTGGACTGGCATAAAAAAGCTGTCTCGTTCTTATTCAAAAAATATAAGGGTTATTGCATGATCCACTGTATTTATACTCCGAACCAATTCATGGAAGCCCCGTTTTGGATGGGGCATGTAGACCCTACGAACAAACGTGTTTTTGACCCCCGGGATAAAGAAAAATATTGGAATGATATCATTAACTTATACCAACAAATGGATGCAATAGTCGGGGAATATCTAAAGAACGCAGGGCAGGACACGATAATTGCCTTCAGTTCCGATCACGGCATCGCACCTCTGCACAGAATGGTGAGATTAAACGGTCTTTTTGCAAAAAAAGGATGGCTGCACTGTACCCGGGACAATAAAACGGGAAAGACCGTAATAGATTGGGAAAGATCGAAAGTAATATATTTAAAAATGGCTTATATTTATATTAATCCTGAAGGTTTTGGTAAAAACGGGTTTTGGAAAAGATCACACGGGGATAAATACGAGGCATTAAGGGATGAAGTCATAAAATCTCTTTATTCGCTCCAGGACACCGATGGCGGTAAACCTCTTAATTTTGCCAAAAAATGGGAAGAAGCGGATTTTCTGAAGCTTCCGAAAGACAGGATAGGAGATATCATCATTTCAGCGCGGCCGCCCTATGCGTGGACAGAAGATATCGGAGAGGATCAAAATATTTTTGTTGATTCGAAAGACACCGGGTATAAACAAACGGTTGACCCTCAGGATAAAAACATTGTCACCCCGTTCATTATTGCAGGGCCGGGCATTAGAAAGGGTTTTAAAATGGACCAGATACACCATGTTGACCAGGTGCCGACCTTTCTTCGTCTTATGGGAATAAAAATACCGGAATACATACAGGGCAGGGTGCTGTCGGAGATGATCGTTAATGAGCCAAAAAAATAG
- a CDS encoding sulfatase-like hydrolase/transferase, with translation MDIFNIFILFIVLFFANPLFLLAKSGKNPPDVIIISLDTLRMDHVGCFGYKKNITPNIDKFARDAVMFKNAFAPSPNTLSSHKSLFTSLYTRTHGYEDDKDFDLKARKAPLHITNELKSKGYYTAAVISCWHLDSEFGFSAGFDFFKRIKENNLVYADKVNSDASQLLKILDNPEQNLFLFFHYYDIHSDYTYDGNILPYYSPFEYMNTFVPKDLREKYSGLYKDKPATDYLLYYSYEAKSKPPKEEIEYLIDLYDSGIACTDHYIGELFSLLKEHNLYDNSLIVLVSDHGEEFGEHGEFIHNQVYDECSRIPLLIKFPKNKFAGTKRDALVEIIDIMPTVLGCCGLDIPQNLQGKSLMPLIKGRDQFKDEVYLKQHLGNNIFAVRTKQYKLIYDTKTLKLKLFDMAKDPLETTDITAEHYDVARELIKKLFTWMDACDNLSKNLPVQNVEQQ, from the coding sequence ATGGATATATTTAATATATTTATATTGTTTATTGTTTTATTTTTCGCAAATCCTCTTTTTCTTCTTGCAAAATCCGGTAAAAACCCTCCTGATGTAATAATTATATCACTAGATACGCTGCGGATGGATCATGTAGGTTGCTTTGGGTATAAGAAAAATATAACGCCAAATATCGACAAATTTGCCCGTGATGCAGTTATGTTCAAAAATGCTTTTGCACCTTCGCCGAACACCTTGAGCAGCCATAAGTCTCTTTTTACTTCGCTCTACACCAGGACTCACGGCTATGAAGATGACAAGGATTTTGACCTGAAGGCCCGCAAGGCCCCCCTTCACATTACGAATGAATTAAAAAGCAAAGGGTATTACACAGCCGCGGTAATTTCCTGCTGGCACCTGGACAGCGAGTTTGGCTTTTCTGCCGGATTTGATTTTTTTAAAAGAATTAAGGAAAATAACCTGGTGTATGCAGATAAGGTCAACAGCGACGCATCACAGCTGTTGAAAATATTAGATAATCCAGAACAGAACCTTTTTTTGTTCTTTCATTATTATGACATCCATTCGGATTATACCTATGACGGGAACATATTGCCCTATTATTCGCCGTTTGAATACATGAATACCTTTGTGCCTAAAGACTTGAGAGAAAAATATTCCGGGTTATACAAAGATAAACCGGCGACAGACTATCTTTTGTATTACTCATACGAAGCGAAAAGTAAACCTCCTAAAGAAGAGATAGAGTATTTGATCGACCTCTATGATTCAGGGATCGCCTGTACCGATCATTATATCGGCGAGTTATTTTCTTTGCTCAAGGAACATAACCTGTACGATAATTCATTAATAGTGTTGGTTTCTGATCATGGCGAGGAGTTCGGGGAGCACGGCGAGTTCATACACAATCAAGTATACGACGAATGTTCACGGATCCCGTTATTGATAAAATTCCCGAAAAATAAGTTTGCCGGAACAAAGCGTGATGCTCTGGTAGAGATTATTGATATCATGCCGACTGTTTTGGGCTGCTGCGGATTAGACATCCCTCAAAACCTGCAAGGCAAAAGTTTAATGCCTCTTATTAAAGGCAGGGATCAATTTAAAGACGAAGTGTATTTGAAACAGCACTTAGGAAATAACATATTTGCAGTAAGAACAAAACAATACAAACTTATTTATGATACAAAAACACTTAAGCTGAAACTATTCGATATGGCCAAAGACCCTTTAGAAACTACCGATATCACAGCTGAGCATTACGATGTCGCGCGTGAACTGATAAAAAAGCTGTTCACGTGGATGGATGCCTGTGATAACTTGTCAAAAAACCTGCCGGTGCAGAATGTTGAGCAGCAGTAA
- a CDS encoding DUF2490 domain-containing protein translates to MKFIKFPKKLILTSFFAGLFYCFLTANAYCSDWQYWQGETVNKKINDTLNLGISYESRYQNSGKEYFTELITINPMFKLSKNFSTGPIYYYIPTKQKDGSFKDENRSGLLTSYKWAVGNLKLEYRLLYEYRDLPQGSENRVRHRFQVIPDINLSKNFVSPYFSYEMFYSFTSNDFMQTRACLGDTVTVYQDLKLSIQYLVRQDKVKNNWCDINTFGTYLKYSF, encoded by the coding sequence ATGAAATTCATTAAGTTTCCTAAAAAATTGATTTTAACATCATTTTTTGCTGGATTATTCTATTGTTTTTTAACTGCTAATGCATACTGCAGCGACTGGCAGTACTGGCAGGGAGAAACGGTCAATAAAAAAATAAATGATACGCTCAACCTTGGTATTTCTTATGAGAGCAGGTACCAGAACAGCGGCAAAGAATATTTCACGGAACTTATTACGATAAATCCTATGTTTAAGCTTTCCAAGAACTTCAGCACCGGGCCTATCTATTATTACATCCCTACAAAACAGAAGGATGGAAGTTTTAAAGATGAAAACCGGAGCGGCCTGTTGACCAGTTATAAATGGGCGGTAGGAAATCTCAAGTTAGAATACAGGTTGCTATACGAATACCGGGACCTGCCTCAAGGCTCGGAAAACAGGGTAAGGCACAGATTTCAGGTTATTCCAGATATCAACTTATCAAAAAACTTTGTTTCTCCATACTTTTCATATGAAATGTTTTACTCCTTTACATCGAATGATTTTATGCAGACCAGAGCCTGCCTGGGAGATACCGTCACGGTCTACCAAGATCTTAAGCTCAGTATACAATATTTAGTAAGGCAGGATAAAGTAAAAAACAACTGGTGCGACATCAATACTTTTGGGACCTATCTTAAATATTCTTTCTAA